In the Burkholderia multivorans ATCC BAA-247 genome, ACGACGGCAGGCGCGGGTCGCCGGTGCATCGCCGGGTGCGATATGCGGTTGCGGCCGACGTGCGGACGCGCAACCGCGTGGGACGGCCGAGGCTGTCGCCTGTCAGCTCTTGTCGTACGAGAACTGGATGCCGGCCGTGCCGCCGGTTTCGATGAACAGGTTCATGAACGCCGGCACCGTTTCGCTGCGAGCCCAGTCGCGCTGCAGTTCGCAGAACAATTGCGCGACGCTGATCATCTTGCCGCCTGCCTGTTCGATGCGGCGCAGCGCGGCCTCGTGTGCGGCGACCGACGTGCCGCCAACCGCGTCTACGACCACGTACACTTCGTAGCCCTCCTTCAGTGCGTCGAGCGCCGGGAAGGTCAGGCACGCTTCGGTCCACAGCGCGGTCATGATCAGTTTCTTGCGGCCGGTGGCTTCGACGGCCTTGCGGAACTCGACGTCTTCCCACGAATTGATGCTCGTACGGTCGTACGTCGGGATACCTTCGAGCGCCGCGCGCAGTTGCGGGATCGGCGGCTTGTTCAGACCGGTCTTCACGTTGACGGTCGAGTGAATGATCGGCAGCTTGTACGCGATTGCTGCCTTCGATGCGCCGACGATATTGTTAATCAGCAGTTGTCGATCCATCGATGCGATCGAATTGACCTGGACCGGTTGGTAATCGATGACGATGAACGCCGCATTCTG is a window encoding:
- a CDS encoding hydrolase, giving the protein MASEPIRDPANDHLLTPQNAAFIVIDYQPVQVNSIASMDRQLLINNIVGASKAAIAYKLPIIHSTVNVKTGLNKPPIPQLRAALEGIPTYDRTSINSWEDVEFRKAVEATGRKKLIMTALWTEACLTFPALDALKEGYEVYVVVDAVGGTSVAAHEAALRRIEQAGGKMISVAQLFCELQRDWARSETVPAFMNLFIETGGTAGIQFSYDKS